The following coding sequences lie in one Stigmatopora nigra isolate UIUO_SnigA chromosome 4, RoL_Snig_1.1, whole genome shotgun sequence genomic window:
- the LOC144196086 gene encoding palmitoyltransferase ZDHHC8B-like isoform X1 encodes MPTSAGKRFKPSKYIPVSTAATLLVGSTTLFFVFTCPWLTKVISPIVPVYNGLIFLFVLANFSMATFMDPGVYPRADEDEDKDDDFRAPLYKNVEIKGIQVRMKWCATCHFYRPPRCSHCSVCDNCVEDFDHHCPWVNNCIGRRNYRYFFLFLLSLSIHMMGVFTFGLIFVLHHRERLGALHTTVTLVVMCIAGLFFIPVMGLTGFHMVLVARGRTTNEQVTGKFRGGVNPFTKGCSGNVEYVLCSPLGPRYILDQRKKPQIKIQPPFIRPDVSEKQITIKVNDNGVHSTIISSKSKMSPDGLEDKEIQPPLPPKADRYNQLKTHLTSSEAIESSVSGKTHPSTPAMYKFRPSFGTMPKVHYHTAGDKIILPDDHTSSAILEEGVRGHDYRSEPNLDLPEYTNAPLHRTFKSSPFQLDSDPVTSQTLSLRQAHHRSEKGQLMVTSTPYKNVFSPSTLSNRNGSLSYDSLLHSGVTPPTATDCLAHRGMPPVGFHSPYLPTKMCHVRQPETQRPQVVATYSPVMSSRIAGRQSPHVRDRDPSPVRYDNLSQTIMASIQERKEKEAREKRHMLHGHSQTHIYAQDSVAFEGSGGYTLPPNLCYPDGPRCAGSRGPTPPAYGGSRDNIMGLGLSYGQRTPVLCQAGSTLGRAPRTSSGSLHTDHISTNNNNHGRVSGPEGLYRSPVHRPHSPALPRSPSSYSHQKLSYVSAQERVDSPRLGGAREGIKVNGQMDCHPSAKVVAGSPNRHGNVKKVTGVGGTTYEISV; translated from the exons GTGCCCCTGGTTGACCAAGGTGATCTCCCCTATCGTGCCTGTCTACAATGGACTCATCTTCCTCTTCGTGTTGGCCAACTTCAGCATGGCAACATTTATGGACCCCGGTGTCTACCCAAGAG CGGACGAGGACGAAGACAAAGACGACGACTTCCGAGCGCCCCTCTACAAGAACGTGGAGATCAAAGGCATTCAAGTTCGGATGAAGTGGTGCGCCACCTGTCACTTCTACAGGCCGCCTCGATGCTCACACTGCAGTGTGTGTGACAACTGCGTTGAG GACTTTGACCATCACTGTCCTTGGGTCAACAACTGTATTGGACGCAGAAATTACCGctacttcttcctcttcctgctGTCTTTAAGCATCCACATGATGGGAGTTTTCACCTTCGGTCTCATCTTTGTGCTCCACCATAGAGAACGACTAGGAGCGTTGCACACCACCGTCAC ATTGGTGGTGATGTGTATCGCAGGACTTTTCTTTATACCCGTCATGGGTCTGACTGGTTTTCACATGGTGCTCGTGGCTCGAGGCCGAACCACAAATGAACAA GTAACAGGCAAGTTCCGTGGAGGAGTAAATCCCTTTACAAAAGGTTGTAGTGGCAACGTGGAGTATGTCTTATGTAGTCCTTTGGGTCCAAG GTACATCTTGGACCAACGCAAGAAGCCGCAAATCAAAATTCAACCTCCGTTTATCAGACCGGATGTCTCCGAAAAGCAGATCACCATCAAGGTCAATGACAATGGCGTACATAGCACTATTATAAGCTCCAAG TCCAAAATGAGTCCCGATGGCCTGGAAGACAAAGAAATTCAGCCTCCATTGCCACCAAAAGCTGACAGGTACAACCAGCTGAAAACGCATCTGACCTCCAGTGAGG caatagaAAGTTCTGTGTCTGGTAAGACCCACCCCTCCACTCCGGCTATGTACAAGTTCAGACCATCCTTTGGCACCATGCCCAAAGTTCACTACCATACAGCAGGGGACAAG ATTATTCTTCCCGATGACCACACTTCCTCTGCTATCTTGGAAGAGGGTGTCCGTGGCCACGACTACCGTTCCGAGCCAAACTTAGACCTGCCCGAGTACACCAACGCGCCACTCCACCGCACATTCAAGTCCTCCCCATTCCAGCTAGACTCCGACCCGGTGACCTCTCAGACGCTGAGCCTGAGACAAGCCCACCACCGATCCGAGAAAGGGCAACTAATGGTCACCTCCACTCCCTACAAGAATGTCTTCTCTCCAAGCACCCTCTCCAACCGTAACGGCAGCCTATCTTACGACAGCCTGCTCCACTCCGGCGTCACCCCACCAACCGCCACCGATTGCTTAGCCCACCGCGGCATGCCTCCGGTAGGGTTCCACTCACCCTACCTGCCCACCAAAATGTGCCACGTGCGGCAACCGGAAACCCAGAGGCCGCAAGTCGTCGCCACCTACAGCCCAGTGATGTCATCCCGTATCGCGGGCCGTCAATCCCCCCACGTACGGGACAGAGACCCATCCCCGGTACGCTACGACAACCTATCTCAAACAATCATGGCCTCCATCCAGGAACGCAAAGAGAAGGAGGCAAGAGAGAAGAGACACATGCTCCATGGGCATTCCCAGACGCATATCTATGCCCAGGACTCTGTTGCGTTTGAAGGCTCGGGGGGTTACACCCTCCCACCCAACCTCTGTTACCCGGACGGGCCTCGTTGCGCCGGTTCCAGAGGCCCGACTCCCCCGGCTTACGGGGGCTCCAGGGACAACATAATGGGGTTAGGGCTAAGTTACGGCCAGAGGACCCCCGTACTGTGCCAGGCCGGGTCCACTCTAGGCCGAGCACCTAGGACTTCATCCGGCTCTTTACATACAGATCACATTagcaccaacaacaacaaccatggAAGGGTCTCAGGCCCCGAGGGGCTCTACCGTTCCCCCGTCCACCGTCCCCACTCCCCAGCGTTACCCCGATCTCCCTCATCTTACTCCCATCAGAAACTCTCATACGTGAGTGCCCAGGAGAGGGTGGACTCGCCTCGTCTGGGTGGGGCCAG AGAGGGCATCAAAGTAAATGGCCAGATGGATTGCCACCCAAGTGCCAAGGTTGTCGCGGGCAGTCCCAATCGTCATGGTAACGTCAAAAAGGTGACAGGGGTGGGGGGTACCACCTATGAGATTTCCGTGTGA
- the LOC144196086 gene encoding palmitoyltransferase ZDHHC8B-like isoform X2, with amino-acid sequence MPTSAGKRFKPSKYIPVSTAATLLVGSTTLFFVFTCPWLTKVISPIVPVYNGLIFLFVLANFSMATFMDPGVYPRADEDEDKDDDFRAPLYKNVEIKGIQVRMKWCATCHFYRPPRCSHCSVCDNCVEDFDHHCPWVNNCIGRRNYRYFFLFLLSLSIHMMGVFTFGLIFVLHHRERLGALHTTVTLVVMCIAGLFFIPVMGLTGFHMVLVARGRTTNEQVTGKFRGGVNPFTKGCSGNVEYVLCSPLGPRYILDQRKKPQIKIQPPFIRPDVSEKQITIKVNDNGVHSTIISSKSKMSPDGLEDKEIQPPLPPKADRYNQLKTHLTSSEESSVSGKTHPSTPAMYKFRPSFGTMPKVHYHTAGDKIILPDDHTSSAILEEGVRGHDYRSEPNLDLPEYTNAPLHRTFKSSPFQLDSDPVTSQTLSLRQAHHRSEKGQLMVTSTPYKNVFSPSTLSNRNGSLSYDSLLHSGVTPPTATDCLAHRGMPPVGFHSPYLPTKMCHVRQPETQRPQVVATYSPVMSSRIAGRQSPHVRDRDPSPVRYDNLSQTIMASIQERKEKEAREKRHMLHGHSQTHIYAQDSVAFEGSGGYTLPPNLCYPDGPRCAGSRGPTPPAYGGSRDNIMGLGLSYGQRTPVLCQAGSTLGRAPRTSSGSLHTDHISTNNNNHGRVSGPEGLYRSPVHRPHSPALPRSPSSYSHQKLSYVSAQERVDSPRLGGAREGIKVNGQMDCHPSAKVVAGSPNRHGNVKKVTGVGGTTYEISV; translated from the exons GTGCCCCTGGTTGACCAAGGTGATCTCCCCTATCGTGCCTGTCTACAATGGACTCATCTTCCTCTTCGTGTTGGCCAACTTCAGCATGGCAACATTTATGGACCCCGGTGTCTACCCAAGAG CGGACGAGGACGAAGACAAAGACGACGACTTCCGAGCGCCCCTCTACAAGAACGTGGAGATCAAAGGCATTCAAGTTCGGATGAAGTGGTGCGCCACCTGTCACTTCTACAGGCCGCCTCGATGCTCACACTGCAGTGTGTGTGACAACTGCGTTGAG GACTTTGACCATCACTGTCCTTGGGTCAACAACTGTATTGGACGCAGAAATTACCGctacttcttcctcttcctgctGTCTTTAAGCATCCACATGATGGGAGTTTTCACCTTCGGTCTCATCTTTGTGCTCCACCATAGAGAACGACTAGGAGCGTTGCACACCACCGTCAC ATTGGTGGTGATGTGTATCGCAGGACTTTTCTTTATACCCGTCATGGGTCTGACTGGTTTTCACATGGTGCTCGTGGCTCGAGGCCGAACCACAAATGAACAA GTAACAGGCAAGTTCCGTGGAGGAGTAAATCCCTTTACAAAAGGTTGTAGTGGCAACGTGGAGTATGTCTTATGTAGTCCTTTGGGTCCAAG GTACATCTTGGACCAACGCAAGAAGCCGCAAATCAAAATTCAACCTCCGTTTATCAGACCGGATGTCTCCGAAAAGCAGATCACCATCAAGGTCAATGACAATGGCGTACATAGCACTATTATAAGCTCCAAG TCCAAAATGAGTCCCGATGGCCTGGAAGACAAAGAAATTCAGCCTCCATTGCCACCAAAAGCTGACAGGTACAACCAGCTGAAAACGCATCTGACCTCCAGTGAGG aAAGTTCTGTGTCTGGTAAGACCCACCCCTCCACTCCGGCTATGTACAAGTTCAGACCATCCTTTGGCACCATGCCCAAAGTTCACTACCATACAGCAGGGGACAAG ATTATTCTTCCCGATGACCACACTTCCTCTGCTATCTTGGAAGAGGGTGTCCGTGGCCACGACTACCGTTCCGAGCCAAACTTAGACCTGCCCGAGTACACCAACGCGCCACTCCACCGCACATTCAAGTCCTCCCCATTCCAGCTAGACTCCGACCCGGTGACCTCTCAGACGCTGAGCCTGAGACAAGCCCACCACCGATCCGAGAAAGGGCAACTAATGGTCACCTCCACTCCCTACAAGAATGTCTTCTCTCCAAGCACCCTCTCCAACCGTAACGGCAGCCTATCTTACGACAGCCTGCTCCACTCCGGCGTCACCCCACCAACCGCCACCGATTGCTTAGCCCACCGCGGCATGCCTCCGGTAGGGTTCCACTCACCCTACCTGCCCACCAAAATGTGCCACGTGCGGCAACCGGAAACCCAGAGGCCGCAAGTCGTCGCCACCTACAGCCCAGTGATGTCATCCCGTATCGCGGGCCGTCAATCCCCCCACGTACGGGACAGAGACCCATCCCCGGTACGCTACGACAACCTATCTCAAACAATCATGGCCTCCATCCAGGAACGCAAAGAGAAGGAGGCAAGAGAGAAGAGACACATGCTCCATGGGCATTCCCAGACGCATATCTATGCCCAGGACTCTGTTGCGTTTGAAGGCTCGGGGGGTTACACCCTCCCACCCAACCTCTGTTACCCGGACGGGCCTCGTTGCGCCGGTTCCAGAGGCCCGACTCCCCCGGCTTACGGGGGCTCCAGGGACAACATAATGGGGTTAGGGCTAAGTTACGGCCAGAGGACCCCCGTACTGTGCCAGGCCGGGTCCACTCTAGGCCGAGCACCTAGGACTTCATCCGGCTCTTTACATACAGATCACATTagcaccaacaacaacaaccatggAAGGGTCTCAGGCCCCGAGGGGCTCTACCGTTCCCCCGTCCACCGTCCCCACTCCCCAGCGTTACCCCGATCTCCCTCATCTTACTCCCATCAGAAACTCTCATACGTGAGTGCCCAGGAGAGGGTGGACTCGCCTCGTCTGGGTGGGGCCAG AGAGGGCATCAAAGTAAATGGCCAGATGGATTGCCACCCAAGTGCCAAGGTTGTCGCGGGCAGTCCCAATCGTCATGGTAACGTCAAAAAGGTGACAGGGGTGGGGGGTACCACCTATGAGATTTCCGTGTGA
- the LOC144196086 gene encoding palmitoyltransferase ZDHHC8B-like isoform X3, whose translation MPTSAGKRFKPSKYIPVSTAATLLVGSTTLFFVFTCPWLTKVISPIVPVYNGLIFLFVLANFSMATFMDPGVYPRADEDEDKDDDFRAPLYKNVEIKGIQVRMKWCATCHFYRPPRCSHCSVCDNCVEDFDHHCPWVNNCIGRRNYRYFFLFLLSLSIHMMGVFTFGLIFVLHHRERLGALHTTVTLVVMCIAGLFFIPVMGLTGFHMVLVARGRTTNEQVTGKFRGGVNPFTKGCSGNVEYVLCSPLGPRYILDQRKKPQIKIQPPFIRPDVSEKQITIKVNDNGVHSTIISSKSKMSPDGLEDKEIQPPLPPKADRYNQLKTHLTSSEAIESSVSGKTHPSTPAMYKFRPSFGTMPKVHYHTAGDKIILPDDHTSSAILEEGVRGHDYRSEPNLDLPEYTNAPLHRTFKSSPFQLDSDPVTSQTLSLRQAHHRSEKGQLMVTSTPYKNVFSPSTLSNRNGSLSYDSLLHSGVTPPTATDCLAHRGMPPVGFHSPYLPTKMCHVRQPETQRPQVVATYSPVMSSRIAGRQSPHVRDRDPSPVRYDNLSQTIMASIQERKEKEAREKRHMLHGHSQTHIYAQDSVAFEGSGGYTLPPNLCYPDGPRCAGSRGPTPPAYGGSRDNIMGLGLSYGQRTPVLCQAGSTLGRAPRTSSGSLHTDHISTNNNNHGRVSGPEGLYRSPVHRPHSPALPRSPSSYSHQKLSYVSAQERVDSPRLGGARYDS comes from the exons GTGCCCCTGGTTGACCAAGGTGATCTCCCCTATCGTGCCTGTCTACAATGGACTCATCTTCCTCTTCGTGTTGGCCAACTTCAGCATGGCAACATTTATGGACCCCGGTGTCTACCCAAGAG CGGACGAGGACGAAGACAAAGACGACGACTTCCGAGCGCCCCTCTACAAGAACGTGGAGATCAAAGGCATTCAAGTTCGGATGAAGTGGTGCGCCACCTGTCACTTCTACAGGCCGCCTCGATGCTCACACTGCAGTGTGTGTGACAACTGCGTTGAG GACTTTGACCATCACTGTCCTTGGGTCAACAACTGTATTGGACGCAGAAATTACCGctacttcttcctcttcctgctGTCTTTAAGCATCCACATGATGGGAGTTTTCACCTTCGGTCTCATCTTTGTGCTCCACCATAGAGAACGACTAGGAGCGTTGCACACCACCGTCAC ATTGGTGGTGATGTGTATCGCAGGACTTTTCTTTATACCCGTCATGGGTCTGACTGGTTTTCACATGGTGCTCGTGGCTCGAGGCCGAACCACAAATGAACAA GTAACAGGCAAGTTCCGTGGAGGAGTAAATCCCTTTACAAAAGGTTGTAGTGGCAACGTGGAGTATGTCTTATGTAGTCCTTTGGGTCCAAG GTACATCTTGGACCAACGCAAGAAGCCGCAAATCAAAATTCAACCTCCGTTTATCAGACCGGATGTCTCCGAAAAGCAGATCACCATCAAGGTCAATGACAATGGCGTACATAGCACTATTATAAGCTCCAAG TCCAAAATGAGTCCCGATGGCCTGGAAGACAAAGAAATTCAGCCTCCATTGCCACCAAAAGCTGACAGGTACAACCAGCTGAAAACGCATCTGACCTCCAGTGAGG caatagaAAGTTCTGTGTCTGGTAAGACCCACCCCTCCACTCCGGCTATGTACAAGTTCAGACCATCCTTTGGCACCATGCCCAAAGTTCACTACCATACAGCAGGGGACAAG ATTATTCTTCCCGATGACCACACTTCCTCTGCTATCTTGGAAGAGGGTGTCCGTGGCCACGACTACCGTTCCGAGCCAAACTTAGACCTGCCCGAGTACACCAACGCGCCACTCCACCGCACATTCAAGTCCTCCCCATTCCAGCTAGACTCCGACCCGGTGACCTCTCAGACGCTGAGCCTGAGACAAGCCCACCACCGATCCGAGAAAGGGCAACTAATGGTCACCTCCACTCCCTACAAGAATGTCTTCTCTCCAAGCACCCTCTCCAACCGTAACGGCAGCCTATCTTACGACAGCCTGCTCCACTCCGGCGTCACCCCACCAACCGCCACCGATTGCTTAGCCCACCGCGGCATGCCTCCGGTAGGGTTCCACTCACCCTACCTGCCCACCAAAATGTGCCACGTGCGGCAACCGGAAACCCAGAGGCCGCAAGTCGTCGCCACCTACAGCCCAGTGATGTCATCCCGTATCGCGGGCCGTCAATCCCCCCACGTACGGGACAGAGACCCATCCCCGGTACGCTACGACAACCTATCTCAAACAATCATGGCCTCCATCCAGGAACGCAAAGAGAAGGAGGCAAGAGAGAAGAGACACATGCTCCATGGGCATTCCCAGACGCATATCTATGCCCAGGACTCTGTTGCGTTTGAAGGCTCGGGGGGTTACACCCTCCCACCCAACCTCTGTTACCCGGACGGGCCTCGTTGCGCCGGTTCCAGAGGCCCGACTCCCCCGGCTTACGGGGGCTCCAGGGACAACATAATGGGGTTAGGGCTAAGTTACGGCCAGAGGACCCCCGTACTGTGCCAGGCCGGGTCCACTCTAGGCCGAGCACCTAGGACTTCATCCGGCTCTTTACATACAGATCACATTagcaccaacaacaacaaccatggAAGGGTCTCAGGCCCCGAGGGGCTCTACCGTTCCCCCGTCCACCGTCCCCACTCCCCAGCGTTACCCCGATCTCCCTCATCTTACTCCCATCAGAAACTCTCATACGTGAGTGCCCAGGAGAGGGTGGACTCGCCTCGTCTGGGTGGGGCCAGGTATGATTCCTAG